In a genomic window of Bombina bombina isolate aBomBom1 chromosome 8, aBomBom1.pri, whole genome shotgun sequence:
- the HINFP gene encoding histone H4 transcription factor gives MAGKVVRRSANLLLQCEWGSCTYVSSNMEDFCSHVCDHLRLHQQGAGEVNMDCDDEFCCLWQGCGFFTPDNSVELARHVYFHCYHTKLKQLGIMALQSQSDLSPCQLDTQSRNMIPELQESFMCMWDQCESSFDNAEWFYRHVDLHGLSAEYEVAGKENRVLLCGWKDCDCSSKSRSKLREHLRSHTQEKVVSCPNCGGMFANNTKFYDHLRRQTSLDQHRFQCSHCSKRFATERLLRDHMRNHVNHYKCPLCDMTCPLPSTLRTHIRFRHSDVRPYKCQNCDYSCKNLIDLRKHMDTHSKIPAYCCNYEDCSFSARSLCSVKAHYRKVHEGDSEPRYKCHVCEKCFTRGNNLTVHLRKKHQFKWPSGHPRFRYKEHDDGFLRLQLVRYESVELTEQLMKEREKQGTPLDAASTCLMLGPGPEAGVYDRTVADRDTESSD, from the exons ATGGCAGGCAAGGTTGTGAGACGTAGTGCAAATCTACTGCTGCAGTGCGAGTGGGGCAGTTGCACTTATGTGTCCTCAAATATGGAAGATTTCTGCTCGCATGTGTGTGACCACCTCCGATTGCACCAGCAGGGAGCAGGAGAAGTGAATATGGACTGTGATG ATGAGTTCTGCTGTTTGTGGCAAGGCTGTGGATTTTTCACACCAGATAACTCAGTGGAACTTGCGCGACATGTTTATTTTCACTGCTACCACACCAAGCTGAAGCAGCTTGGGATCATGGCCCTACAAAGCCAATCTGATCTCAGTCCTTGCCAGCTGGATACGCAAAGCCGCAATATGATTCCTGAACTGCAGGAAAGCTTCATGTGTATGTGGGACCAGTGTGAG AGCTCATTTGACAACGCAGAGTGGTTTTACAGACACGTGGACTTGCACGGTTTGAGTGCTGAATATGAggtggctgggaaggagaacaggGTGCTGCTCTGTGGCTGGAAAG ATTGTGACTGTTCCAGTAAAAGCCGGAGCAAGCTACGGGAGCACCTGCGAAGTCACACACAGGAGAAGGTTGTGTCTTGTCCCAACTGTGGAGGGATGTTTGCCAACAATACCAAGTTCTATGACCACCTCAGGCGTCAGACATCGTTAGACC AACATCGTTTTCAATGCTCTCATTGCTCAAAAAGATTTGCAACAGAACGTCTGCTGAGGGACCACATGCGCAACCATG TTAATCACTACAAGTGCCCACTTTGTGACATGACTTGTCCGCTGCCCTCTACATTGCGCACTCATATCCGCTTCCGTCACAGTGATGTGCGGCCATACAAATGTCAGAACTGCGACTACAG CTGTAAGAATTTAATTGATCTGAGGAAGCACATGGACACTCACAGTAAGATACCAGCGTATTGCTGTAACTATGAAGACTGCAGCTTCAGTGCCCGCTCTTTGTGCTCGGTCAAAGCCCATTATAGGAAGGTGCACGAG GGAGATTCAGAACCCAGGTACAAATGTCACGTTTGTGAGAAATGCTTCACTCGTGGCAACAACTTGACTGTACATCTGCGCAAAAAACACCAGTTCAAATGGCCATCAGGACATCCACGCTTCAG GTACAAGGAGCATGATGATGGTTTCCTACGGTTGCAGCTGGTGCGGTATGAAAGTGTGGAACTGACTGAGCAACTGATGAAGGAGCGTGAAAAGCAAGGAACCCCACTGGATGCAGCTTCTACCTGCCTCATGCTGGGTCCTGGGCCTGAAGCAGGAGTGTATGATAGGACTGTGGCAGACAGAGACACTGAGTCTTCAGACTAA